One window of Streptococcus suis genomic DNA carries:
- a CDS encoding VRR-NUC domain-containing protein produces the protein MRERFVERKLVSEVKKRGGICPKWVSPSFSGVPDRLVFLPKGKFGLVEVKAPDLKPRKLQVSRHKLFERLGFKVYVIDRIEMIGEVLDEIDIT, from the coding sequence ATGAGAGAAAGATTTGTAGAGCGGAAATTAGTAAGTGAAGTGAAAAAGCGTGGAGGCATTTGTCCTAAATGGGTATCGCCATCTTTTTCTGGTGTACCAGACAGGTTGGTGTTTTTACCAAAGGGTAAGTTTGGCTTGGTGGAAGTGAAGGCTCCAGACCTAAAGCCAAGGAAGTTACAAGTGTCAAGACATAAACTATTCGAGCGGTTAGGTTTCAAGGTTTATGTGATTGACCGCATTGAGATGATTGGAGAAGTACTAGATGAAATTGACATTACATAA
- a CDS encoding DUF4314 domain-containing protein encodes MDAKIFNNLKTIYPVGTKVRLVKMDDPHPVPKGTLGTVIGVDDIGSLLVKWENGSCLNVLYGIDIVEKVK; translated from the coding sequence ATGGACGCAAAAATTTTCAACAACCTAAAGACAATCTATCCGGTTGGTACAAAGGTTAGATTAGTAAAAATGGATGATCCACATCCAGTTCCTAAAGGAACACTTGGTACAGTTATTGGAGTGGATGACATTGGTTCACTCTTAGTTAAGTGGGAAAACGGCAGTTGTCTGAATGTTTTGTATGGAATAGATATCGTGGAAAAGGTAAAGTAA
- the dcm gene encoding DNA (cytosine-5-)-methyltransferase, translating into MSLTFLDFFAGVGGFRRGLELAGFKCIGYCEKDKFARKSYEAMYDTKGEWFHDDITSIDQTQLPKADLWCAGSPCQNVSIAGKRAGLYGERSGLFFTFVDLLQIQEEEDKPEWILLENVKGLLSSGGGRDYLDYLSILDEAGYDLEWQVFNSKDYGVPQNRERIYTLGHLRSRGRRKVLPISGESGSHLKQLVGGMQSYRVYDPSGIATTLVGAGGGLGAKTGLYLIDQSLTEPKLTDEARCITARYTAGATKRTAMNSGVLEIQPILTPNRINKRQNGRRLKKQDEPMFTLTSQDRHGVLEGIKVRNGTKQGYQVAEVGDSVDLSYPNSPTRRARVGKGIAHNLSCGGQMGAVVWNDRVVKIGRLTPRECFRLQGFSDDLFEKAQAVNSDAQLYKQAGNGVTVIVVYAIGCAILGSEK; encoded by the coding sequence ATGAGCCTAACCTTTCTTGATTTCTTTGCAGGAGTGGGTGGCTTTCGTCGTGGTTTGGAATTAGCTGGTTTCAAATGTATCGGTTACTGTGAAAAGGATAAGTTTGCAAGAAAATCTTACGAAGCAATGTACGACACGAAAGGAGAATGGTTTCATGACGACATCACAAGCATTGACCAAACACAACTTCCAAAAGCAGATCTCTGGTGTGCGGGAAGCCCTTGTCAAAATGTGTCTATCGCAGGAAAGCGAGCAGGCCTATACGGTGAGCGAAGTGGACTCTTTTTTACATTTGTTGACCTCCTCCAAATCCAAGAGGAAGAAGATAAACCCGAGTGGATACTCCTTGAAAATGTTAAGGGACTTTTATCAAGTGGCGGGGGACGAGATTATCTCGACTATCTCTCTATCTTGGATGAAGCAGGGTACGACCTTGAGTGGCAAGTGTTCAATTCAAAAGACTACGGAGTTCCCCAAAATCGAGAACGCATCTACACTCTCGGACATCTTAGAAGTAGAGGTCGACGAAAAGTACTACCTATCAGCGGAGAAAGCGGTAGCCATCTTAAGCAACTTGTAGGTGGTATGCAAAGCTATCGTGTCTACGACCCGAGTGGAATTGCCACAACCCTTGTTGGTGCGGGTGGTGGACTGGGAGCTAAGACAGGTCTTTATCTTATTGACCAATCTTTGACAGAACCAAAGTTGACAGATGAGGCACGATGTATCACCGCACGATATACTGCTGGAGCTACAAAGCGGACTGCGATGAATTCTGGAGTACTCGAAATTCAACCTATTCTGACACCCAATCGTATCAATAAGCGTCAAAATGGACGTAGGCTCAAGAAACAGGATGAGCCAATGTTCACATTGACCTCTCAAGACCGCCATGGTGTTCTTGAAGGAATCAAGGTCAGAAATGGTACGAAGCAAGGTTATCAAGTTGCTGAGGTAGGTGATTCAGTGGATTTATCTTATCCCAACTCTCCAACGAGACGAGCAAGAGTTGGGAAAGGAATCGCCCATAACCTATCCTGCGGTGGTCAAATGGGTGCTGTGGTTTGGAATGATCGAGTGGTGAAAATTGGACGTTTAACCCCTAGAGAATGTTTTCGGCTACAAGGATTTTCGGATGATTTGTTCGAAAAAGCCCAAGCAGTAAACTCCGATGCCCAACTGTATAAACAAGCTGGAAATGGAGTGACGGTAATAGTTGTCTATGCTATTGGATGTGCCATTCTAGGAAGTGAAAAATAG
- a CDS encoding DEAD/DEAH box helicase, with the protein MKLTLHNYQVVAKDFIIGHPYAAVILDMGMGKTATTLSAVNELMFDRFEVTKVLVIAPLRVANTVWSDEIEQWAELRHLRYSKIVGTSMQRKVALQKDADIYIVNRENLPWLVEQCSPYFKWDMVVIDELSSFKSWQSKRFKAFMAMRPYMKRIVGLTGTPSSNGLMDLFAEFKVIDGGERLGRFIGEFRSRYFEEGRRNGNIVYEYIPMDYAECQIQDKISDITISMKALDYLEMPELISTKKMVRMTEKEKEKYSQFKKEYVLSELDGLEVTATNAASLTNKLVQLSNGAVYSDNHTVVLLHEQKLDALEDILESANGEPVLVAYWFKHDLTRIIGRLEKLKVKCRVLKTEEDIREWNKGNVPVGLLHPAGAGHGLNLQKGGHNLVWFGLTWSLELYQQTNARLWRQGQEAETVVIQHIVTEGTIDEEILKALENKDAQQERLIAAVKAQVGGTDG; encoded by the coding sequence ATGAAATTGACATTACATAACTATCAGGTAGTCGCCAAGGACTTCATCATAGGTCACCCTTATGCAGCAGTCATCCTAGACATGGGGATGGGAAAAACAGCTACAACTTTGTCTGCAGTAAATGAGTTGATGTTTGACCGATTTGAGGTCACTAAGGTTTTGGTTATTGCCCCACTTCGAGTCGCAAATACTGTTTGGAGTGATGAGATTGAGCAATGGGCTGAGTTGCGTCACTTACGGTATTCGAAAATTGTTGGTACTTCCATGCAACGAAAAGTAGCGCTTCAGAAAGATGCGGATATCTATATCGTCAATCGTGAAAACCTACCTTGGCTGGTGGAACAATGTAGTCCCTATTTCAAGTGGGATATGGTAGTGATTGATGAATTGAGTTCTTTCAAGTCTTGGCAGTCCAAACGTTTCAAAGCCTTTATGGCTATGCGACCTTACATGAAACGTATCGTTGGGTTGACTGGAACACCAAGTTCAAACGGACTAATGGACTTGTTCGCAGAGTTTAAAGTCATTGACGGAGGAGAACGTCTTGGTCGATTCATCGGTGAGTTTCGTAGTCGCTACTTTGAAGAAGGACGTCGCAATGGAAACATTGTCTATGAATACATCCCCATGGATTATGCGGAGTGTCAAATTCAAGACAAGATTAGTGATATTACCATTTCCATGAAAGCATTAGACTATCTGGAGATGCCTGAACTGATTTCAACCAAGAAAATGGTTCGTATGACAGAAAAGGAAAAAGAAAAGTACAGTCAGTTTAAGAAAGAGTATGTATTGTCAGAGTTAGACGGACTAGAAGTAACTGCTACCAATGCTGCAAGCCTGACGAACAAGTTAGTTCAGTTGTCTAATGGTGCTGTATATTCTGATAATCATACGGTTGTGCTACTTCATGAACAAAAACTAGATGCCCTTGAAGATATCCTTGAATCCGCAAATGGAGAACCTGTCTTAGTTGCCTATTGGTTCAAACATGACTTGACTCGGATTATAGGTCGTTTAGAAAAACTCAAGGTAAAGTGTCGGGTATTGAAAACAGAAGAAGATATTCGTGAATGGAACAAGGGCAATGTACCAGTTGGCTTACTTCATCCAGCTGGAGCAGGTCATGGGTTGAACCTCCAAAAAGGTGGTCACAACTTGGTCTGGTTTGGTTTAACGTGGTCTTTGGAACTATACCAACAAACCAATGCTCGTCTGTGGCGACAAGGTCAGGAGGCTGAGACTGTTGTTATCCAACACATTGTAACTGAAGGAACGATTGATGAGGAAATTCTCAAGGCACTAGAAAACAAAGATGCACAACAAGAACGGCTGATTGCAGCTGTTAAAGCACAAGTAGGAGGAACAGATGGATAA
- the metK gene encoding methionine adenosyltransferase yields the protein MIISSEQVSVGHPDKICDQISDAILTECLKYDKSSRVAVETLIKDNQVVVAGEISTRHYFNLENIVRQVVEPLGMKNVRVTNLLGLQSSDIAQGVDNGGAGDQGMMFGYATDETPEYLPLPYVLATRVLEKLMSLGHPLLGKDAKAQVSYDYEKKRIDTFLVSIQHIETADLAKVKRIVTEAMMSVALRYHQNLDFNVLVNPTGRFVLGGSFADAGITGRKIVADTYGGFAHHGGGAFSGKDPSKVDRSAAYMARKIAKDIVREGYAKRCEVQLAYAIGVAEPVSVYVETFGTSRYTTKQLEGMIRERYDLTPRGIIKELHLLNVDYTKTSCFGHFTKENLPWEK from the coding sequence ATGATTATTTCTAGTGAACAAGTTTCAGTTGGACACCCAGATAAAATCTGTGATCAGATTTCAGATGCCATTTTGACGGAGTGTCTAAAGTATGACAAATCAAGTCGAGTGGCAGTTGAGACTTTAATCAAGGATAACCAAGTTGTGGTAGCTGGTGAAATTTCAACTAGACATTACTTTAATCTCGAGAACATTGTTCGTCAGGTTGTCGAGCCACTTGGTATGAAAAATGTTCGGGTAACTAACCTACTTGGACTCCAAAGCTCAGATATTGCACAAGGAGTAGATAATGGAGGTGCTGGTGATCAAGGAATGATGTTTGGTTATGCGACAGACGAAACACCTGAGTACCTGCCACTTCCTTATGTTCTAGCAACCCGAGTCCTTGAGAAACTGATGTCACTTGGTCATCCCTTACTTGGAAAGGATGCTAAGGCACAGGTATCCTACGACTATGAGAAGAAACGGATTGATACCTTTTTAGTTTCCATCCAACATATCGAAACGGCTGACCTTGCCAAAGTGAAACGAATTGTGACTGAAGCCATGATGTCAGTTGCTCTGCGTTACCATCAGAATCTAGATTTCAACGTTCTAGTCAATCCAACTGGACGTTTTGTTCTTGGTGGCTCATTTGCGGATGCAGGAATTACTGGTCGAAAAATTGTGGCGGATACATATGGTGGTTTCGCACATCATGGTGGAGGTGCTTTCTCTGGAAAAGACCCAAGCAAGGTTGACCGCTCAGCAGCATACATGGCACGAAAGATTGCTAAGGATATTGTTCGTGAAGGGTATGCGAAACGATGTGAAGTACAATTAGCCTACGCCATTGGAGTTGCAGAACCTGTGTCGGTGTATGTAGAAACCTTTGGTACCAGTCGCTACACCACAAAACAACTGGAAGGAATGATTCGTGAGCGATATGATTTAACACCACGAGGTATCATTAAGGAACTTCATCTCTTGAATGTAGACTACACCAAAACATCTTGCTTCGGACATTTCACGAAAGAAAATCTTCCTTGGGAGAAGTAA
- a CDS encoding site-specific DNA-methyltransferase yields MTSQPTMEIREIRLSELHPASYNPRKKLKKGDKEYEKIKQSLLKFGYVDPIIFNKDLTVIGGHQRLTVLKDLDYETAKCVIVDLSKEDEKALNIALNKITGQWDDQLLADLLLDLQESDFNLDLTGFEPPEIDDILSNVHDKDLSDDDFDVEEELKKPTFSKRGDIWQLGKHRVICGDSTKAETYDQLLGDKKVNLVVTDPPYNCDVEKTAGKIQNDNMGDSEFYQFLLAMFTQVENHMEADASIYVFHADTEGLNFRKAFKDAGFYLSGCCIWKKNSLVLGRSPYQWRHEPVLYGWRQKGKHQWFSDRKQTTIWEYDRPKSSKDHPTMKPIQLMAYPIQNSSMRGTLVLDPFLGSGSTLIAADQTGRICYGIELDEKFVDVIVKRYMEATDNTDVTVVREGQSISYEEAVKQLGGM; encoded by the coding sequence ATGACAAGTCAACCAACAATGGAAATTAGAGAGATTCGATTATCTGAACTACACCCAGCCTCTTACAATCCTCGAAAAAAACTCAAAAAGGGTGACAAGGAGTATGAAAAGATTAAGCAAAGCCTACTCAAGTTTGGCTACGTTGACCCCATCATCTTCAATAAAGATTTGACGGTTATTGGTGGCCATCAACGATTAACTGTATTGAAGGACTTAGACTATGAAACTGCCAAATGTGTCATTGTCGATTTATCCAAGGAAGATGAAAAGGCCTTAAACATTGCCCTTAATAAAATCACCGGTCAATGGGATGACCAGCTTTTGGCGGACTTGCTTTTGGATTTACAGGAGTCAGATTTCAATCTCGACCTGACTGGTTTTGAACCACCAGAAATTGACGATATCCTATCAAATGTCCATGATAAAGACCTATCAGATGATGACTTTGATGTTGAAGAGGAATTGAAGAAACCGACCTTTTCAAAACGAGGTGACATTTGGCAACTTGGTAAACACCGAGTGATTTGTGGTGACTCCACTAAGGCAGAAACCTACGACCAACTTTTAGGTGATAAGAAAGTCAATCTTGTTGTGACAGATCCGCCGTATAATTGCGATGTTGAAAAGACGGCAGGTAAAATTCAAAATGACAATATGGGTGATTCTGAATTTTATCAGTTTCTTTTAGCTATGTTTACTCAAGTTGAGAACCACATGGAAGCTGACGCCTCAATCTACGTATTTCATGCGGATACGGAAGGATTGAACTTCCGTAAGGCATTTAAGGATGCTGGTTTTTATCTCAGTGGATGTTGTATTTGGAAGAAGAACTCATTAGTGCTTGGACGTAGTCCTTATCAATGGCGACATGAGCCAGTCTTATACGGGTGGCGTCAAAAAGGCAAACACCAATGGTTCAGTGACCGTAAACAGACGACCATTTGGGAATACGACCGTCCTAAGTCCAGCAAAGACCATCCAACCATGAAGCCGATTCAGCTCATGGCTTACCCTATTCAAAATTCATCCATGAGAGGGACTTTGGTATTGGATCCTTTCCTTGGGTCTGGGTCAACCCTCATTGCGGCAGACCAGACAGGACGTATCTGTTATGGGATTGAACTTGATGAGAAGTTTGTGGATGTCATTGTGAAACGCTACATGGAAGCAACGGACAATACAGATGTGACGGTAGTCCGTGAAGGTCAATCAATCAGTTATGAAGAAGCAGTGAAACAGTTAGGGGGGATGTAA
- a CDS encoding helix-turn-helix domain-containing protein, which translates to MDESQRKQIWKMRAEGLGYGLIGKATGLSRDSVKKYCKRNPALLGHGAATKQMAKADQNDGLRCQQCYQLLSIQKTGRPKKFCSDKCRKVWWTTHSDEHDKSKTAYEDLTCQQCGRLFLSYANPNRKYCSHSCYIQSRFYKGETNDKSTNNGN; encoded by the coding sequence ATGGACGAAAGTCAACGCAAACAAATCTGGAAAATGCGAGCAGAAGGTCTTGGCTATGGCTTAATCGGTAAGGCTACAGGACTGTCTAGAGATTCTGTTAAAAAATACTGTAAACGAAATCCAGCATTGCTTGGTCATGGTGCTGCGACAAAGCAGATGGCAAAAGCCGACCAGAATGATGGACTTCGCTGCCAACAGTGTTATCAGCTACTATCAATCCAAAAAACTGGAAGACCAAAGAAGTTCTGTTCGGATAAGTGTCGTAAGGTTTGGTGGACCACTCATTCTGACGAACACGATAAATCAAAAACCGCATATGAAGATTTGACTTGCCAACAATGTGGTAGGTTATTTTTATCTTATGCCAATCCAAATAGAAAATATTGTAGCCATTCGTGTTACATTCAATCACGATTTTATAAAGGAGAAACCAATGACAAGTCAACCAACAATGGAAATTAG
- a CDS encoding phage/plasmid primase, P4 family produces MQFTLSHSGQTGVQTTTVYPNQVIITDEISLQTVVQFDHVAGLFLNNTRSNTNFIQSDVLVMDIDNDHSENPYEWITVERLKEIFADYNFALVTSRSHLKAKGGKAPRPKFHIYFQIEEVADKDIYVAMKEELCNQYKFFDDNAKDAARFFFGNPNAQVIWHDSWLTIDEDLFQVVSIEDEEDFDADFYTPPRGPIQQGSRNSTMSVFAARILKRLGVTQEARDGFDEQAQKCVPPLDKTELDTIWGSAVRFYNRTIKTSKGYVAPDDFNRGSLKPDDYSDIGEAGVLAREFGDKLAYTNATDYLTFNGQFWKEDKQLAIGTVLEFMDLQLEEASEQYETAIKQLVQTGIPESIVREGGKGLVKLIDSPNQQILLAKYLSAKAYYQFVMKRRDYRYIMATHNTAKPMLAIDISELDKNDMLLNTPDATYDLKCGLSGSQAHSATDYLTKITTASPGNQGMGLWQETLATFFCGDQELIDYVQMVVGMAAIGKVYQEHMIIAYGGGANGKSTFWNTIARVLGSYSGKLSADALTMSNKRNVKPEMAELKGKRLIIASEMDEGMRLNTGLVKQLCSTDEIYAEKKYKDPFHFVPSHTLVLYTNHLPKVGANDDGIWRRLIVIPFNAKITGKSDVKNFADHLYDNAAPAIISWIIEGAEKAIKANFKTKLPKVVQESVRAYREANDWLGHFIEENCEIVKGHLQKSGDLYSAYRAYALQNGEYVRSTTDFYTALESAGYNRQRTSKFNAIVGLKLLDVFLD; encoded by the coding sequence ATGCAATTTACCTTATCTCATTCTGGACAGACTGGGGTTCAGACAACCACGGTTTATCCCAATCAAGTAATTATTACTGATGAAATATCGCTACAAACTGTTGTGCAATTCGACCATGTGGCAGGGCTGTTTTTAAACAATACACGCTCAAATACCAATTTCATCCAGTCGGACGTTTTGGTCATGGATATTGATAATGACCATTCAGAAAATCCATATGAATGGATAACTGTAGAACGATTAAAAGAAATCTTTGCGGATTACAATTTTGCCTTGGTCACCAGTAGAAGTCATTTGAAGGCTAAAGGTGGCAAAGCACCTCGACCGAAGTTTCACATCTATTTTCAGATTGAAGAGGTAGCGGATAAAGACATCTATGTAGCAATGAAGGAAGAACTCTGTAATCAATACAAGTTTTTTGATGATAATGCCAAAGATGCGGCAAGGTTCTTCTTTGGAAATCCCAATGCGCAGGTTATATGGCATGATTCATGGCTAACTATTGATGAAGATTTGTTTCAAGTTGTTTCTATTGAAGACGAGGAAGATTTCGATGCAGATTTTTATACTCCGCCAAGAGGTCCAATCCAGCAAGGGAGTCGTAATTCAACGATGTCAGTTTTTGCTGCGAGAATTCTCAAACGGTTAGGTGTGACCCAAGAAGCTAGGGATGGTTTTGATGAGCAGGCACAGAAATGTGTACCGCCACTTGATAAAACAGAGTTAGATACCATCTGGGGAAGTGCAGTCAGATTCTACAATAGAACTATAAAAACATCCAAAGGCTACGTGGCTCCTGATGATTTTAATCGAGGCTCCTTGAAACCGGATGATTATTCTGACATTGGAGAAGCAGGAGTATTGGCTCGTGAGTTTGGTGATAAATTAGCCTATACCAATGCGACGGACTATCTTACGTTTAATGGGCAGTTTTGGAAAGAAGACAAGCAGTTAGCAATTGGAACTGTACTAGAATTCATGGACTTACAACTTGAAGAAGCTAGTGAACAGTATGAAACTGCCATTAAACAACTCGTTCAAACTGGTATTCCAGAAAGTATTGTTCGTGAGGGTGGGAAAGGCTTAGTGAAACTAATTGATTCACCAAATCAACAGATACTGCTCGCCAAATATCTTTCGGCAAAAGCATATTATCAATTCGTCATGAAACGTAGGGACTACCGTTACATTATGGCGACCCACAATACCGCCAAGCCTATGCTTGCAATTGACATCTCTGAACTGGATAAAAACGATATGTTACTAAATACTCCAGATGCAACCTATGACCTTAAGTGTGGCTTGTCTGGTAGTCAGGCACATTCTGCGACGGATTATCTGACAAAAATAACCACTGCAAGTCCAGGTAATCAAGGGATGGGGCTTTGGCAAGAGACTTTAGCGACCTTTTTTTGCGGAGACCAAGAACTAATTGACTATGTTCAGATGGTTGTCGGTATGGCAGCTATCGGTAAGGTCTATCAGGAACATATGATTATTGCCTATGGAGGTGGGGCAAACGGAAAATCAACATTTTGGAATACTATAGCTCGAGTGCTAGGTAGCTATTCTGGTAAACTATCCGCTGATGCTTTAACCATGTCTAACAAACGAAATGTTAAGCCTGAGATGGCCGAGCTAAAAGGAAAACGACTCATCATAGCATCAGAAATGGATGAAGGGATGCGTTTGAATACAGGGCTAGTTAAGCAACTTTGTTCGACTGATGAAATTTACGCTGAGAAGAAGTACAAGGATCCCTTCCATTTTGTTCCATCCCATACGCTGGTTCTTTACACCAACCATCTGCCAAAAGTCGGGGCGAACGATGATGGTATTTGGCGACGATTGATTGTCATCCCATTCAATGCCAAGATTACTGGCAAGTCAGATGTGAAAAACTTTGCGGACCATCTTTATGACAATGCGGCACCAGCCATCATATCCTGGATCATCGAAGGGGCTGAGAAGGCAATCAAAGCAAACTTTAAAACCAAACTACCGAAAGTTGTACAAGAATCTGTCAGAGCTTATCGAGAAGCCAACGATTGGCTAGGCCATTTTATTGAGGAGAATTGTGAGATAGTAAAAGGTCATCTCCAAAAATCAGGCGATTTATATTCAGCCTATCGTGCCTATGCATTACAGAATGGTGAGTATGTCAGAAGTACTACTGACTTTTACACGGCACTTGAATCGGCAGGCTACAATCGTCAGAGGACTAGTAAGTTTAATGCCATTGTTGGTTTGAAGCTTTTGGATGTCTTTCTAGACTAA
- a CDS encoding HNH endonuclease yields the protein MSNVHYSFIGSIGIGTLKDGTQFRFDRDRFSLIEDINFYRNKNDDEDAKSYIICAKGKYLHRYLFGHRHGYEIDHINLDTFDNRSENIRFCTHQQNQINQGLQSNNTSGVTGVSYYKPRQKYRARIKISQRDIHLGYYDTFLEATQARNVGIELLFGEYGRYNKVPEVPNWIRNKVEKICRNYKSFALTNYREETV from the coding sequence ATGTCTAATGTTCACTATTCATTTATTGGTTCAATTGGTATAGGAACTTTGAAAGATGGCACTCAATTTAGGTTTGATAGAGACAGATTCTCACTTATAGAAGATATTAACTTCTACCGAAATAAAAATGACGATGAAGATGCAAAGTCGTACATTATTTGTGCGAAAGGCAAATATCTTCATCGTTATTTATTTGGTCATCGCCATGGATATGAAATCGACCACATTAATCTAGATACCTTTGATAATCGTTCTGAGAATATTCGTTTTTGTACGCATCAACAAAACCAAATAAATCAAGGTCTACAATCAAATAATACTTCTGGAGTAACAGGGGTTAGTTATTATAAACCAAGACAAAAATATCGTGCCAGAATCAAAATCTCTCAACGTGATATTCACCTGGGTTATTATGATACATTCCTAGAGGCAACCCAAGCTAGGAATGTTGGCATTGAATTGTTGTTTGGTGAGTACGGTCGTTATAACAAAGTTCCTGAAGTACCAAACTGGATTCGTAATAAAGTTGAGAAAATATGTAGGAATTATAAGTCATTCGCTTTAACAAATTATAGGGAGGAGACGGTATGA
- a CDS encoding HNH endonuclease → MPRRPSTPCKQNGCPNLVSYGHKYCDNHKGNHQLDAKSTKAKGYNAQWNKARLRYLKVHPLCVECKVKGRLTKATVVDHITPHRGDQELFWNQSNWQALCKSCHDRKTMTTDRYVEYTYRF, encoded by the coding sequence ATGCCAAGAAGACCAAGCACACCTTGTAAACAAAATGGTTGTCCTAACTTAGTATCCTATGGTCACAAGTATTGTGACAACCATAAGGGAAACCATCAACTGGATGCCAAGTCAACCAAAGCCAAAGGATACAATGCCCAGTGGAATAAAGCACGACTTCGTTACTTAAAAGTTCATCCACTCTGTGTTGAATGTAAAGTCAAAGGTCGATTAACCAAAGCAACAGTGGTTGACCATATCACACCCCACCGAGGTGACCAAGAACTCTTTTGGAATCAATCAAACTGGCAAGCACTTTGTAAGTCTTGTCATGATAGGAAGACCATGACGACTGACCGATATGTGGAGTATACGTATCGATTTTAG
- a CDS encoding phage terminase small subunit P27 family, which produces MAIRGRKPKPTNMKILEGNPSKRPLPMNEVKPKQKAPRCPQWLEDDAKKEWKRMGKILEQMGILTEMDMTAFAGYCQAYARWKEAEEFLTKHGSIIKTPNGYLQQVPQVSISQTNLKIMLKFCEQFGLTPSARNRLATMDAEVGTGDEMEDLLGGIL; this is translated from the coding sequence TTGGCAATCAGGGGGCGAAAACCAAAGCCTACGAATATGAAAATACTTGAGGGAAATCCTAGTAAGAGACCACTTCCTATGAATGAAGTCAAACCCAAACAAAAAGCCCCACGTTGCCCGCAGTGGCTTGAAGATGATGCAAAGAAGGAGTGGAAACGGATGGGAAAAATTCTCGAACAGATGGGAATTTTGACCGAAATGGACATGACTGCATTTGCAGGATATTGTCAAGCTTACGCACGCTGGAAAGAGGCGGAAGAGTTTCTTACCAAGCATGGCTCCATTATCAAAACCCCGAATGGTTATCTGCAACAAGTCCCTCAAGTCTCTATCAGCCAGACTAACTTAAAAATCATGCTTAAATTCTGTGAACAGTTTGGTTTAACACCATCAGCACGTAACCGTTTAGCGACGATGGATGCGGAAGTTGGTACTGGCGATGAAATGGAAGATTTGTTAGGAGGAATTTTATGA